A region of Caldanaerobius fijiensis DSM 17918 DNA encodes the following proteins:
- a CDS encoding helix-turn-helix domain-containing protein — protein sequence MITVSDILSKYNLTETQLANMLGMSLKQIHRLKTGKSKPGRKAIKRISEVFPEIDVRELI from the coding sequence ATGATAACTGTGTCAGACATACTCTCTAAATATAATCTTACCGAAACTCAGCTTGCCAACATGCTTGGTATGTCGCTAAAGCAAATACATCGCCTTAAGACCGGAAAATCTAAACCGGGCCGTAAAGCAATAAAGAGAATCTCAGAAGTTTTCCCGGAAATAGACGTGAGGGAGCTTATATAG